AAAGCGAATGCAACGCCATTCATTGCCGACCTCCTTGCCGGAAGCGATTGAACTGGCAGCAAAACCACAGTTGCCCGTATCTAATCCGTTTTTCGTCATGCAGCAACGCCGAACTATCAAGAATTGTAAAGTTTGGCGCAATTCCGCATCAAAAAAGTAGACAGTGGCGGCGGCATTGCTAGCTCGCTTGCGACGCTTCGCGGAGATGTTCCCAGGTAAACAGCCCGGTATCGTGGCCGTCGGTCCAGCGGATTCGCAGCGCGTAGCCGCCGACCAATTCCATCGAGTCGATGCTGACGTCGCGGGGAACGTCGTCGGGGTTCAAGATCTGCTCGCCGGTATGTTCGCTAATGCAGCGCGCACAACGGCAACTGCAGCGGAGATCCCAGAAGTGCGCCAGGCTATCCAGACCATCCGACCACTTGATCTTCAAGCTTTGGTTCGGGCGGTCGGCTTGGATATCGGCTGGCGTCATAGCGTTAGTATTATCGCCGTCGGATCTTGGCGGAGAAGTCGGGATCGTATTCGTATTTTTCGGCCAGTTCGTTGATTCGCGAGCGCCGTTTCAACTCTTCAAACGGAACGGTTTGGTCCAACAAGCCGAGTTCGTAAGCGTACTCGTCACTATAGCCGGTGAACAGAACCTTGTAATTGTAGCGGACGCGCTCGGGCGCCAGGTCGTTCACATGCTGCACGATGTTGGTGGTGCAGTTGTTGGTGATGGTGTTGTAAAACTCGGGTTTTACCGCCAATTTGTTCGCTCTTTGCAGGACATCAAGCAGCAGTTCTTGCGACTGCTCCGGCGTCGCCATCGTGCGATAGAGATAGACGTCGCTCTTGTATTGGTTGGAGCTGAGATTGATGACGTCGCGTTCGTCGCCGATCACGTACATCAGTTCGTACTGGTTGAAGAAGCCCTTCCAGGCCGAGTACTCTTCGTCCGCTTCTTTGCGAATTTCAACCGACGAGACAATCTGGTCGCCGTCGGCAAAACCAAAGCTGAGCATCGTGTGGGCGACCGAAGGCGTGTCGTTAAACGGGGCGACCAAGAAGTCGACCGACTCAACGTCGCTCAGATTGAACTGCTTGTCGTAATACTGCACCACGTAGTCGTCGGACGACGTGTAGCGGCAATTGCGGACGTTGTGGATGGTGATTTCGCCCGCCACATTTTCGTACGTCGGCAACCGCGTTTGGTCGGGCGCCCAGTTGCGACCGTTGTTGGGCGTCAGCGAAGAACAGCCAGAAAAGAGCAGCGCAAGAGCTCCTGCGACCGAAATGCAGAGCATTTTGGCCGAAAAAAAAGAGGGCGGACTTCCGCGGTCAATTGCGGTCACGGCAGTGGCTTTAGGGGCTCAAGTTCTTTACTGAAAGCGGTTTATAGCAACCCATCCAAGTTGGCCGCAACCTCGGTTTTTGGCGATCACGGCCCAAAGGGATAGTTGAACCATCTTACCCAGGCCGTAAAAATGCTCGTTCTTCGAAACGGAGTCCTACCACCCCTTCCCCCCGGAAACCCAATGACGGAACCGAAGAAAGCTCTCTCCCTAGCCCTGCTGTTGACCCTCGCTGCGACGCTCAGTGCGGAAGACGCCAGCGTCAAACCGGAAGCCGAAGCCGAAAAGGCGGACGTCGAGGTCAAAGTCGAATTTCTCCACAATCACCCTAGCCTGGTGAAGATGTGGAACCACTCGAATCAAGTTCGCGCCCAGTATGGATTGCCGGCGCAAAAGATGAACCCGGAACTGACCAAGGCGGCCCAGGATCATGCCTGGTACATGGCCAAGACCGGCCAGTTCAGCCACTCGGTCAATGGCGGTTTCGTCGCTCGCACGCGACGCCACAACTATGCCGGCAGCCCGTCGGGCGAAATCATCCTGTGGAACGCCAAATCGATTCCTTCCTGCTTCCAAGGCTGGCTCAACAGCCCCGGTCACCGCGCGATTCTCTTGAGCGGCGCCCGTGAAGTTGGTTACGGCTACGCGGTTGCCCGGAACGGTTCGACCTACTGGGTCGGCGTGTTCGGCAACTAACTGCCTGTTGGAAAATGCCATCGTGGCATTTTCCAACCTCGCCAGGCTCAGAGCGTAGCTCTTCGCGGCTCGCAAACTAACGACTTCCGTCGCTATTTTGGGATCGCATCCATGCGATCACGCAGTCCGTCGAGAAAATCAACGGACTGCTAAGCCTACGAGATGTCCAAAAAAGGTCCCGGGGTTTGACGCCGGGACCTTTTTTTTCGAAACGGCGCCCAGACGCTGTTACATATGCTCCGGAAATATCCCCGCCATCAGATTGCCGATTGCCCGCGTCGTTTCGAACCGCAGCAGCACGATTCGCATCGTGGCGGTGATCGGCACGGCCAGCACCATGCCGGCTGGTCCCCAGAGCATGCCCCAGAAGGTCAGACTTAACAGAATCGTCACCGGGTGCAGCTGCAGGCCTTCCCCCATGATCATCGGTTCGATCACGTTGCCGAGCGTCATCTGGATGGCGCCGGGGATGGCGATCACCAGGACGATCATCACGACGCTGTCAAAGTCGACGATCGCCAGCGGGATCGGCAGCAGCGTGGCGATAATCGAACCGACCGACGGGATGAAGTTGAGCATGAACGCCATCAGGCCAAACAGCGACGCCAGCCGCATCCCCATCATCGCCAGCGTCGCCCACACCAACAGGCCGGTCACTGCCGAGATCATGAACTTGGTGGTGATGTAGCGGCGGATTTTCTGGTCGATCTCGGCGTACATCCCT
The genomic region above belongs to Blastopirellula retiformator and contains:
- a CDS encoding DUF971 domain-containing protein — its product is MTPADIQADRPNQSLKIKWSDGLDSLAHFWDLRCSCRCARCISEHTGEQILNPDDVPRDVSIDSMELVGGYALRIRWTDGHDTGLFTWEHLREASQAS
- a CDS encoding CAP domain-containing protein, whose protein sequence is MTEPKKALSLALLLTLAATLSAEDASVKPEAEAEKADVEVKVEFLHNHPSLVKMWNHSNQVRAQYGLPAQKMNPELTKAAQDHAWYMAKTGQFSHSVNGGFVARTRRHNYAGSPSGEIILWNAKSIPSCFQGWLNSPGHRAILLSGAREVGYGYAVARNGSTYWVGVFGN
- a CDS encoding Lnb N-terminal periplasmic domain-containing protein — encoded protein: MLCISVAGALALLFSGCSSLTPNNGRNWAPDQTRLPTYENVAGEITIHNVRNCRYTSSDDYVVQYYDKQFNLSDVESVDFLVAPFNDTPSVAHTMLSFGFADGDQIVSSVEIRKEADEEYSAWKGFFNQYELMYVIGDERDVINLSSNQYKSDVYLYRTMATPEQSQELLLDVLQRANKLAVKPEFYNTITNNCTTNIVQHVNDLAPERVRYNYKVLFTGYSDEYAYELGLLDQTVPFEELKRRSRINELAEKYEYDPDFSAKIRRR